From one Leishmania major strain Friedlin complete genome, chromosome 33 genomic stretch:
- a CDS encoding putative Unc104-like kinesin: protein MSESSRGASQEADLSRAQSPTHSRDQSAEPNTGYEEGRITVSVRVRPLNARETKLNSGSCIAPLAAYNTLYILPPGELEQNVNALLAVDPHLRGTRHHRFTFDHVYPVDSTQEQVYEQIGRPVLQSSFRGYHTCIFAYGQTGSGKSYCMMGADGGCSIDDAPGIIPRLCREVFLEMDKVKQAAAANEENVDFSVYVSYLEIYRERVRSLLSEVHDARIVAGGNEESGPASPRAISGSLRRHGLLHAADSADAALRVREHPTLGVYVEGLAEISVTNEEQVLRLMVRGNQRRHMASTRMNETSSRSHAIFTLQLLQKRTHAVQPGEGGSGGAITGAPATAVATMTTQLGAKINLVDLAGSERAKATGADGDTLKEGAQINKSLTTLGIVINALAAQSIATVSSSTGQSPMKSAATSKRHIPYRDSTLTFLLKESLGGNSKTFMIATVSPSADSYEESLSTLRYADRAKSVMMKAFVNETAGDKRIRELEEEVMRLRQQIRSLLSAEARRSSTPMATPAARPVMLADSDSSLQPSLVGGGDGNPVEGKWIDQDKSDSRETSMAHSSAAGMEVAIVPDGEADVQAPHAGFNELAGRDAGVPEPVSPVADTPVASRAEFVATLQSELRRAEEMIRQMSASEAERNAHVAQLVKRHEEEQAAMRAAAAAMAAAVATKDADNCAPRAVTATMRLCRDEPYLLNMDGAGDWVVAHLGPGKALVGVFPPNVGAVNNTAAAASAAKGNEGGEVGSSSTSFDSSLVLPSYYTGSDAGANGAAPDEGADVRHVRLSREFSEGVGGPHCILEHFKAAGTAATASFTTTLRACAGYETRVIRPMCPSPFVVKDGDTLLLQSGDVLDMGADHIHLKYMDPAEPPVTARGRRTVHMETTAYVGGDGQGSDGAESDRVMSSAAASPASAGYKEEEALMSLKRFIGFSEAHPDEEGAGEEACETRGTSGDGDGCKGDGVERASSFDRESSHSVFDDEYSTSPAAEYNEEDIGGRRNSCEAGISTTMATPQPPSRPLIPTLALAKALPANRLSTPPPQQMPQRHHSASGVPFNTMSGNAKDSASSAILSDWEDHSTVNLSVNEGIEAPSLPIPLQRRSTPAAATVVKTRVPSKRVPQTAHLNPNSALSLSELQSMCAKSPSKSYRSEPPPRFVGLYNLVLVGPSGSGKSSLVRNLQTEDTPWLQSAFSTLMATGRAYTGADADGSTPASAEAHPTIGIQTTTLTTAGATPMRLRVYELGGTPCFSPLLDQLPSRRVTYLLCFPLDGGPPLVALRGIVEDILCRTDSHMVSLVLVATHARHSSAADGKGGGGGGSLFSRRLPAVRQEMLRAQMEEVELQVVSLIQMLQPYAQLRPTVVGRFAVDNVHRQVYSTGYRAVEGFPEWLQWLGDLARDRCRGDVDFASGLVPARCMELSRQVGLLRERGKWCLSLRDFKALATAVSTQYNTAEAASASFVRDTLRQHVQLLTDWGVLAHRFRSTPLRQHVVLDVVWLCRVLTTLACCALVGQVESGGLSTAGAARMVAAAGKRDTVLLNRKDLALRILFTPKAARIVDVVKVVTMDTARLLRYGVLSMPVLVTMLEPHFKPWDSEGAAAGSSGGLEAGMSAVRRTDNLAVDGCDTAASSVRYSVSLAGVLEFLVLCDVIILGHKLLLSPSAEEAVRTSTAPQQDLVGCSRSLPVSAASEQEGGRSHNDNDRILDDINPAEEGFVVYPLSCRTPASAGVTWLFTCFLSGPFYMFKLDMVPRNFFPKLICRLATVSDKIYLGPVQSQSWGAPTQWRETDATRERGVVGGRTPAAHGPFDSYFSECAGRSFVLPRFPTDLTPTAAEVSPRRREGLWFDAAWLVYKDSAHDDDGESDNCRVLVRLVHHSVFLSFHCHQAGSSSGMSGGSASPGVQDFYEAVLEAVRHVVEEFPGGKCSESMQCCVDPVILLEMEVKHPAVQSDQETAALKRHVRFASINDNLNSLERVLAKSVSALWTARTARRSHTSRSEDGEDESAYVPLLHNFSATCPLDVAECIQRWKTEQHFHISTELEARLVGALQELGACYHGSAPVAVNSCFALDRLLDVLAHIDTE from the coding sequence ATGAGCGAGAGCTCGAGGGGTGCTTCTCAGGAGGCAGATTTGAGCCGGGCCCAGTCACCCACACACTCAAGAGATCAGAGCGCCGAGCCAAACACCGGCTACGAGGAAGGACGCATCACGGTAAGTGTCCGCGTGCGGCCACTGAACGCACGCGAGACGAAGCTGAACTCCGGGAGCTGCATCGCTCCACTTGCCGCGTACAACACTCTCTACATCCTCCCGCCAGGAGAATTGGAGCAGAATGTGAACgcgctgctcgccgtcgACCCACATCTGCGCGGCACCCGTCACCACCGCTTCACCTTTGACCACGTCTACCCAGTGGATTCCACACAGGAGCAGGTGTACGAGCAGATCGGAAGACCGGTGCTACAATCCAGCTTCCGCGGCTACCACACGTGCATTTTCGCCTATGGCCAGACGGGCAGTGGAAAAAGCTACTGCATGATGGGCGCTGATGGCGGCTGCTCCATCGACGACGCACCGGGCATTATAccgcgcctctgccgtgaAGTGTTTCTCGAGATGGACAAGGTAAAgcaagccgccgcggcaAACGAGGAGAACGTGGACTTCAGCGTCTACGTCAGCTACCTCGAAATCTACCGGGAACGTGTGCGCTCCCTCTTGAGCGAGGTACACGATGCCAGGATTGTGGCAGGTGGCAACGAGGAGTCTGGGCCCGCCTCGCCGCGGGCCATATCGGGGTCTCTGCGTCGCCATGGCCTGCTTCACGCGGCTGACTCGGCGGATGCcgctctgcgcgtgcgcgagcaCCCAACCCTTGGCGTCTATGTGGAAGGGCTGGCCGAAATTTCCGTGACAAATGAGGAGCAGGTGCTACGGCTCATGGTGCGAGGGAATCAGCGCCGGCACATGGCATCGACCCGCATGAACGAAACGTCAAGCCGCTCGCACGCCATCTttacgctgcagctgctgcagaagcgTACACACGCCGTCCAGCCCGGAGAGGGCGGCTCTGGCGGCGCGATCACAGGGGCACCAGCCACCGCCGTGGCGACAATGACAACACAGCTGGGGGCCAAGATCAACTTGGTGGATCTTGCCGGCAGCGAGCGTGCCAAGGCAACCGGAGCGGATGGCGACACCCTCAAGGAAGGCGCCCAGATCAACAAGTCTCTCACAACACTCGGCATTGTCATCAATGCCTTGGCCGCCCAGTCAATCGCCACCGTCAGCAGTTCCACCGGGCAGTCGCCAATGAAGTCCGCTGCTACATCGAAGCGGCACATCCCCTACCGAGACTCGACACTCACCTTTCTCTTGAAGGAGTCCCTGGGAGGCAATAGCAAAACGTTCATGATTGCCACTGTTAGCCCCAGCGCCGACAGCTATGAAGAGTCGCTCAGCACACTCCGGTACGCAGATAGGGCCAAGTCCGTCATGATGAAGGCGTTTGTGAATGAAACGGCCGGTGACAAGCGAATACgagagctggaggaggaggtgatgcgGCTTCGCCAGCAAATTCGCTCGCTGCTCAGTGCCGAagcgcggcgctcctccacTCCGATGGCGACGCCGGCAGCAAGGCCGGTAATGCTCGCGGACAGCGACTCGTCTCTTCAGCCCTCACTCGTAGGAGGCGGTGACGGCAACCCTGTCGAGGGCAAGTGGATTGACCAGGACAAGAGCGACAGCCGTGAGACGAGCATGGCGCACTCATCGGCAGCCGGTATGGAGGTGGCAATCGTGCCCGATGGTGAGGCGGACGTGCAGGCGCCGCACGCCGGCTTCAACGAGCTTGCGGGCAGGGACGCGGGGGTACCAGAGCCAGTGTCACCTGTGGCGGACACTCCTGTGGCGTCCCGCGCCGAATTTGTGGCAACGCTGCAGTCGGAGCTGCGTCGTGCAGAGGAAATGATTCGGCAGATGTCTGCGTCCGAGGCAGAGCGCAACGCACACGTTGCCCAGCTCGTGAAGCGGcatgaggaggagcaggcggcgatgcgggctgcggcggcagcgatggcggcggcggtggcaacgaAGGACGCCGATAATTGTGCCCCCCGTGCAGTGACAGCGACGATGCGGCTGTGTCGCGATGAGCCGTATCTGCTAAACATGGACGGGGCGGGTGACTGGGTCGTTGCGCATCTTGGGCCCGGCAAGGCGCTTGTAGGGGTGTTTCCGCCCAACGTGGGCGCTGTGAATAacactgcagcggcggcatccgCCGCGAAGGGGAATGAGGGTGGTGAAGTCGGCAGCTCATCAACATCGTTCGACTCCTCTCTCGTGCTGCCATCGTATTATACCGGCTCCGACGCCGGTGCGAATGGCGCGGCACCCGATGAAGGCGCCGACGTGCGACATGTTCGGCTGTCAAGAGAGTTTAGCGAGGGCGTTGGTGGGCCGCACTGCATTCTCGAGCACTTCAAAGCGGCGGGcactgcggcgacggctAGCTTCACAACGACACTgagggcgtgcgcggggTACGAGACGCGCGTAATCCGGCCCATGTGCCCGAGCCCGTTCGTCGTCAAGGACGGGGACACGCTCCTTCTGCAGAGCGGAGACGTGCTGGACATGGGTGCCGACCACATCCATCTCAAGTACATGGACCCTGCAGAGCCCCCGGTGACTGCGCGTGGGCGGCGAACAGTTCACATGGAAACGACCGCATAcgtcggcggtgacggcCAGGGTTCCGATGGGGCTGAGAGCGATCGCGTCATgagctcggcggcggcttccCCTGCCTCTGCAGGCtacaaggaggaggaggcgttgATGTCGCTGAAGCGTTTTATCGGTTTTTCTGAGGCGCACccggacgaggagggcgcgggTGAAGAGGCGTGCGAGACACGCGGTACGTCTGGGGACGGCGACGGTTGTAAGGGTGATGGCGTGGAGAGGGCGTCGTCTTTTGATAGGGAATCTTCACATTCGGTCTTCGACGACGAGTACTCGACTTCCCCCGCCGCTGAGTACAATGAGGAGGACATTGGCGGGCGACGAAACAGTTGTGAGGCCGGTATCAGCACCACCatggcgacgccgcagccgccatcTAGGCCCCTCATTCCCACCCTAGCCTTGGCCAAGGCGCTCCCAGCGAACCGGTTGTCAACGCCCCCGCCACAGCAGATGCCCCAACGGCATCACTCGGCGTCCGGAGTGCCCTTCAACACGATGAGCGGCAACGCTAAGGATTCGGCATCCTCTGCGATACTGTCGGACTGGGAAGATCACTCAACTGTGAACCTCTCGGTGAACGAGGGTATTGAGGCACCTAGCCTCCCGATCCCCCTTCAGCGCCGGTCGACGCCGGCAGCTGCCACGGTTGTGAAGACGCGAGTGCCGAGCAAGCGCGTCCCACAGACGGCGCACCTGAACCCCAACTCTGCGTTGTCCCTGTCAGAGTTGCAGTCGATGTGCGCCAAGTCGCCGTCGAAGTCATACCGCAGTGAACCTCCACCACGCTTTGTGGGTCTCTACAACCTCGTCCTCGTGGGGCCatccggcagcggcaagagcAGTCTTGTGCGGAACTTGCAGACCGAGGACACGCCATGGCTGCAGTCGGCTTTCTCAACGCTCATGGCCACCGGGCGCGCCTACACGGGCGCCGATgccgacggcagcacacCCGCCTCCGCGGAGGCGCATCCCACGATTGGCATTCAAACCACCACGCTGACGACCGCCGGCGCGACACCGATGCGTCTTCGCGTGTACGAGCTTGGCGGCACGCCGTGCTTTAGCCCACTACTAGACCAACTCCCATCCCGCCGGGTGACATACTTGTTGTGCTTCCCGCTAGACGGTGGACCGCCGCTCGTTGCCCTGCGCGGCATTGTCGAAGACATTTTGTGCCGCACGGACAGTCACATGGTGTCACTGGTGCTGGttgccacacacgcgcgccacAGTAGCGCTGCCGATGgcaagggcggcggcggcggcggcagcctcttctctcgccgCCTTCCAGCTGTGAGACAGGAGATGCTGCGAGCTCAGATGGAAGAAGTGGAGCTGCAGGTGGTCAGCCTCATTCAGATGCTGCAGCCGTATGCACAGCTGCGTCCTACAGTGGTGGGCCGGTTCGCAGTCGACAACGTGCACCGCCAAGTGTACTCGACCGGGTATCGGGCCGTGGAGGGGTTTCCCGAGTGGCTGCAGTGGCTCGGAGACCTGGCGCGTGACCGGTGCCGAGGTGATGTGGATTTTGCCAGCGGACTCGTGCCTGCACGGTGCATGGAGCTCAGCCGCCAGGTGGGTCTGCTGCGGGAGCGTGGCAAGTGGTGCCTGTCTCTGCGCGACTTCAAGGCGCTGGCAACGGCCGTCAGCACGCAGTACAACACAGCCGAAGCCGCGAGCGCTTCTTTTGTCAGAGACACGCTACGTCAGCACGTGCAGCTGCTTACAGACTGGGGCGTGCTGGCGCACCGCTTTCGAAGCACACCGCTACGTCAACATGTGGTTCTCGATGTAGTGTGGCTCTGCCGTGTGCTGACAACGctggcgtgctgcgcgctggTGGGCCAAGTGGAGTCTGGCGGCCTCAGCACCGCGGGTGCTGCTAGGATGGTTGCCGCGGCCGGCAAGCGAGACACGGTGCTCCTGAATCGAAAAGACCTGGCACTGCGTATCTTGTTCACCCCCAAGGCGGCGCGAATCGTCGATGTGGTGAAAGTCGTGACTATGGACACGgcgcgccttcttcgctaTGGTGTCTTGTCGATGCCTGTTCTCGTGACGATGCTGGAGCCCCACTTCAAGCCATGGGACAGTGAaggagccgccgccggcagcagcggcggcctcgaGGCAGGCATGAGTGCCGTGAGAAGAACAGACAACCTCGCCGTCGATGGCTGCGACACGGCTgcgagcagcgtgcgctaTAGCGTTTCGCTGGCTGGTGTACTCGAATTCCTTGTACTGTGCGACGTTATCATTCTGGGGCACAAGCTGCTACTCAGTCCATccgccgaggaggcggtTCGAACTTCtacggcgccgcagcaggatTTAGTGGGGTGCTCACGCAGTCTTCCCGTGTCTGCCGCATCAGAGCAGGAAGGAGGCCGTTCACACAATGACAACGACCGCATCCTGGATGACATCAAcccggcggaggagggcttTGTTGTGTACCCGCTGAGTTGTCGCACCCCCGCATCTGCTGGCGTCACGTGGCTTTTCACGTGCTTCCTCTCCGGTCCATTCTACATGTTCAAGCTCGACATGGTGCCACGCAACTTCTTCCCGAAGCTCATATGCCGCCTGGCAACGGTATCGGACAAGATCTACCTCGGCCCTGTGCAGTCGCAGAGCTGGGGCGCACCGACTCAGTGGCGGGAAACGGATGCGACGCGTGAGCGAGGTGTTGTTGGCGGGAGAACACCGGCGGCGCACGGCCCGTTCGACTCCTACTTTTCGGAATGCGCTGGCAGGTCGTTTGTGCTGCCTCGATTCCCGACGGACTTGACGccgaccgccgccgaggtCTCACCGCGAAGACGAGAGGGACTGTGGTTTGATGCGGCGTGGCTGGTGTACAAGGACTCGGCACACGACGATGACGGTGAAAGCGACAATTgccgtgtgcttgtgcggcTGGTACACCACAGTGTGTTCCTGTCTTTCCACTGCCACCAGGCAGGCTCGTCATCGGGCATGAGCGGTGGCAGTGCTAGCCCTGGCGTTCAGGATTTTTACGAAGCCGTTCTCGAAGCGGTTCGGCACGTGGTAGAGGAATTCCCCGGAGGCAAGTGCAGCGAGTCCATGCAGTGCTGTGTTGACCCTGTGATACTGCTCGAGATGGAGGTGAAGCACCCCGCCGTTCAGTCCGACCAAGAGACGGCAGCCTTGAAGCGTCACGTGCGATTTGCCAGCATCAACGACAACCTCAACAGCCTTGAGCGCGTGCTTGCCAAGAGCGTCTCGGCGCTGTGGACCGCACGCACGGCCCGCCGCTCTCATACGTCACGTTCGGAAGATGGCGAGGACGAGAGCGCCTAcgtgccactgctgcacAATTTCAGTGCTACGTGTCCGCTTGACGTTGCCGAGTGCATTCAGCGCTGGAAGACGGAGCAGCACTTCCACATATCcacggagctggaggcacggCTGGTGGGTGCACTGCAGGAGCTTGGCGCATGCTACC